In Paraflavitalea devenefica, the following are encoded in one genomic region:
- the metX gene encoding homoserine O-acetyltransferase MetX, with amino-acid sequence MKYFHYNQPFPLENGQSLPELTIAYHTYGTLQADSKVVWICHALTANSEVADWWKGVVGQGCVINPDKYFIVCANILGSCYGTTGPLSINPATGQPYYHQFPLITIRDMVQAHILLRRHLGINKIHLLMGGSMGGYQAMEWNVLEKEVIERLFLLATSPTESAWGIAIHATQRLAIEADSTWQEGSPQAGQKGLKAARAIGMLTYRNYGIMVQKQTDTDTEKLDDYRAASYINYQGDKLVKRFNAYSYWFLTKAMDTHHLGRGRGGDVEKILQQLQQKTLLIGISSDILCPLEEQRHMKAHLPNATLVEIDSAYGHDGFMVEAEKISQCLSAWLDEQ; translated from the coding sequence ATGAAGTATTTCCATTATAATCAGCCCTTTCCACTGGAAAATGGCCAGTCACTACCTGAACTTACAATTGCATACCATACTTATGGCACCCTGCAGGCAGACAGTAAAGTGGTATGGATATGTCATGCGCTTACGGCCAACTCGGAAGTAGCCGATTGGTGGAAAGGCGTGGTAGGACAGGGTTGTGTGATCAATCCGGACAAATATTTTATCGTTTGCGCCAATATATTGGGTTCCTGTTACGGCACTACTGGGCCCTTGAGTATTAATCCGGCTACGGGACAGCCTTATTACCACCAGTTTCCCCTGATTACCATCCGCGACATGGTGCAGGCGCATATCCTGTTACGCCGCCACCTCGGCATCAACAAGATCCATTTATTAATGGGTGGCAGTATGGGTGGCTACCAGGCGATGGAATGGAATGTACTGGAAAAGGAAGTGATAGAACGGCTTTTCCTGCTGGCCACTTCCCCTACCGAAAGCGCCTGGGGTATTGCTATACATGCCACACAAAGATTGGCGATTGAGGCAGATAGCACCTGGCAGGAAGGATCTCCGCAGGCCGGACAAAAAGGACTAAAAGCCGCCCGCGCTATCGGGATGCTTACCTACCGGAATTATGGCATTATGGTGCAAAAGCAAACCGATACCGATACCGAAAAGCTGGATGACTACCGGGCAGCTTCCTATATCAATTACCAGGGCGACAAACTGGTAAAACGTTTCAATGCCTACAGCTATTGGTTCCTCACCAAAGCCATGGACACCCACCATTTAGGGCGTGGCCGGGGCGGTGATGTGGAGAAGATCTTACAACAACTGCAACAAAAGACTTTACTGATCGGCATCAGCAGTGATATTTTATGTCCTTTGGAGGAGCAACGGCATATGAAAGCACACCTGCCCAATGCTACCTTGGTTGAGATAGATTCTGCGTATGGTCATGACGGGTTTATGGTAGAGGCGGAGAAAATATCACAATGTTTGTCCGCCTGGCTGGATGAGCAATAA